Genomic DNA from Setaria italica strain Yugu1 chromosome V, Setaria_italica_v2.0, whole genome shotgun sequence:
gttgtattgagtagttgattattacagatctacaaaggtagctatttatagccccgtacaaacaactccttatctgactagaactctatccctaattcaaacagaaaacgaacatttacaagtacgattcgtactaggttggttattatacgcttcacgggctgatctccccttcatccttctattcctttccaagcccataccagcccaattattccaacctcctaatcggccgattcctcatcagcaaaaggtaaccgatcgggaacctggcgtgtccgatccgaaccccaagggttaagcgaggcagaagtcatcggccgatcccgtactgtagcattggccgatcttggactgtagcgccaaccaaccgatctcgaactgtaatgccattcggccgatttccaactgtacttTCCCATTTTCTCTTCTCCTGACGTCGATTTCACTCGtgacaaaatctggcgtcaacaggccGGATGgctggcggaggtgggcggACGGAGGGGCGGGAGGCGGGCTTAcaggcggagggcggcgggagcggcggcaacagcgggcggcgggagcggcggcaacagcgggcggcgggagcggcggcaacGGAGGGCAATGGGAGCGGCAGGGCGGAgagcggagggcggcggggtcgggcaGCTAGCGGAGGCGGaaaggaggaggggcggcgggcggacggGGCGGAAGGGTGGCGGGGCCGAGTGGGGGCAGGCGGCGagagggcggcggagggggaggtcgGTGGCAGGGGACGGGGCTGGTGGGGGCGGGtgggaatttcttttttttaattctttaATACCCGGTTAtttcaatcggtactaaagggtcccccttAGTACTAAAGGGTCCCCTAGTACTGGTTGCGAAACCAGTATTAAAGGGGGTTCCTAACCGGTACTGATGGCGCATTCCGTAGTAGTGATTATTCATTAATTGCTAATTTTATCTTTTACTCCTACCAAAACCAATAATCAATGTAAGCCAATCCACCAGCTATATCTACTGACACCCAAAATTTAGTGAATTTCAAAGCAAAAAATTATCTATACCTCTATACTAAAGTGTTTGGGATAGGCGCGCTCTCAGCCTCTAAGTTACTATACCGATTTAACATAACTTTTGGATTTGATTCGATTGCGAAGTTGTTTTGAGCATAGTAGGAgccaatatttttttcattattacTTTAGGCCAATCTAGCTAGTTTATACAATTTTGCCTGAAGGAAACACCGCCGGTGTTGTCACATTCCTAACTGTCGGTCTTTCTCTGTCATTAGAAGATTCAAATGCAGACACGAGCTGACTTGACAGGCTAGGGTCCCCGAGGTTTCTTTGCGCTGGAGCTGCTAGCGTTGAGGTGAGCTAAAACCAGTAATGTTCTTGCGCGTAAGCACCACACCAGGAGCAGGATTACTGGATCAGATACACATAAAGATTGATGGGACTCAAGATATTTTCATTCTTAATCAGTAGACTTGAGACGATTATTGGAGTCAAGCGAAACATTTACGTTGCACATATGACATATCAGCTCACACCATGAGAAAGCGCGGGGATCCACTGGATACCGTCACGGCATGCGTTTCTTTCCACCTCTCAGCATCCTGAAATTGATTAGCGTGTCCTTAACACTTGCTGCCGCTGGAAAAGTAAACCCATGTCACATGAGATGTCGTAGTTGCCAAGTAGACCCCACCTAGTTTCAAACCCTAGTGTTGTTTACATACGTGAGTGCACTAAACATGCCACGTCGTGAAGCTAAAGATACTTTCTCGATCACAGGGTACAAGCCTATCTTGATTTTGTCCTAAATCAAATCCTTTAAACCTTGACTGGTGATCATATGAAGTATAAAAATACACAGCATATCGTGCTGCAGAGTTCTTAGCAGCTTTTCCTGTTGAGTAAATTTTACAAATCACGGATAGCACGGCATGGCTGTTTAACCAATGTATCTGTACGCTGTACTATGGACTGACTTGACTTTAGCTCCAAATTTGACGTGAACAAGCTTTCTGTTATTTCGATTGGGCTGCTGACCTGGCCGGCACACTTACACGCTGGGGAACGAATTGGGCTGGAGTTTTTCGAGTTGGATTTCTTCTTTTCGAGAAGAGGTGGGCTTGGGACGTCATGCAGGCCCAAGGCGATAGCAGCACCAGCCGCATTTACCCGGCAGGCTCAAATATCAAACCAAAACCTGGCCCAACTGATTGGACTAAAAATGCGAAGCCCCGTATAGAGGAGCAGATATGGGGTAGGCTGGAATTCGAGTTTGATGCCCAGGAGAATCGAGCTCGGATAAGGCACTGTCTTCCACGAAAACATTCAACAAGACGAGCATAAATTCTTGTACATATGTTGACCGTGCTATATTATTTGGAAGTTTCTTTAAATGTTGATTTCTTGTGAGTGTTGAAACATGTAAGTGATTTGTACACATTCCTATCCTCAGCTTAAACATTTTGGGTTGAATAAATATTATAGACTGCGGGTACGATTAAATAAGATAGTTGAAACCGACTCTTATTTTCATATTTGAAGCATAAGAGAACCTCCACTGATGAAAATGATAAAGTATAATAAGTGAATTCTACACATTTTCCTATGATCCTATGAGTATATGCTTTTGGGTTAATTTGGGATACCGACAAAGACTTAGAATAGTACAATGAGCAAATGTAAATTCGAGTTTTAGGTTAGAATATAATCCCTCCGTCCCGCAAAGCGTGTCCATTTAGACTCTAAAATTTGTCCCACAGAGAGTGTTCTTTTACCTCCTAGTAAACCTCCAACGCTCACACTAATAAAAAAAGCATATGGAGAAACACGTGGAGCTaatcaaatgatcaattgatGTTATTTTTCTAGTTTCAATTAGGATCCAGAAAACTAAGCAGATAGCACAACTTTCAATCATGATTAGTAGTAGTTATTAGAGGCAACATAGCATTTCTCATCACTACTAGTGTGTTTGAAATTTTCTAAATGGACACTCTTTgcgagacggagggagtaatgtCGTAAAATTGATCCAAAAGTCAAACCACTAACTACTTCTAAGGATTTTTTATTCATCTTTTCCTTCATTAATTCCTAATTTCCCCCCTCTAAGATTTCTCTGTTCCAAAGGAGAACCACATAAACTTTATAAAACATGTAGTAACAATTGAGCACACCCTCTTGAAACTTGCACCTTTGAATCCTTACAACCTTGTTCATTTTCTTGGAATCGCTCTGGCGGGTCACCGTGGTATGCGAAGCTTCGTGGTATGAAGATGCAAAAAACATAGGCAACTATATTAATATAGAGCACAAGTCGCGAGAAACCAAAGGAACCGAAACGTCAAGGAAAGTTGTTCACTGCTTAGCACCGAAGCCAGCAAACTACCCCCGTTACCTCCGTGCGAAGCTAGATCGCCATGTCCACGGCGAGTTCTCTCGTCAACGTTCATGCATTCACCTGTGCACGCACGCATGCATATACGATATATCTATCGTCGCATGGCTCAGACCGAATCTCAGCTCCCATCCCGGCCGAATCATTCGCGTGCAACGGAGAACGCTGCTGCCTCCGTGCCGAGACGCGTATCAATTCGGTTTCGTCTCCCACACCACCCCGTTTGGATTAAGCAACTGCTCCGGTGCTGGTCCTTTCAACGCCTCCCCAAGAAGAAGGGCagttgctctctctctctctctctctgaaaaACCTCAACTTGCCACACCACGTGAGGGCAACGACCACGACGCGCGCTCATTATATTCCTCCCTCGCCGCTTCCTCTGTCGCCCATTGCATTTGGTGAGGTGATCGACAAtgggctccgcggcggcggcggacgtggTCATCCCGGCGTGCGCGGCGGTCGGCATCGCCTTCGCGCTGTGGCAGTGGTTCCTCGTCTCCAAGGTGAAGGTGTCGGCCTACGCGGCGCCCAGCAACGGCCACCACCACGGGGGGCCCGTCTtccggatggaggacgacgaggaggacgtcGGCATGGCCGGCGAccgcgacgacgaggaggagggcgagggcgagcgcACTATCGCCGTGGCGCGGTGCGCGGAGATCCAGAGCGCCATTGCGGTTGGTGAGTTTCTTCGGCCTTCACGTCCTTTTTGCTTTGCCGCTCTCGGTTCGTTGGTCAATTCTTTTTCCCGGTGGTGATTAATCATCGATAAATCATATTCTGATGATGGCTCCGTTGGTGCAAAATGAGGTTCTGTTCCTTGATGCTTTTTCTTTATTCCCTGTGCTAACAAAAAAATGATGTACAGTTTGAAATCTGGAAAACATTTTCTAACCCATTTTAATTTGTTCAAGATATAGAAGAATCTAAATGAACTAACTTGTGAAACCTTGGTGCACAAAACTCTTGGTTAGGGGAGATACCGCATTAATTTGTTCTGCAATATCTACCTGCATCTTCCCTCTGTTCCAGTTAATGGTCTTAACTCTTAGCTTTGTTACCTATCAAGACACATTGATTCTACCAGTGATTTTACCACGTCATATTCACTGTCCTTTAGTTAGTTCATATCCTAGCATCTATgctgtttattttattttgtctGTGCCCAAGATAATTAATCATCCATTGCTCATATAATTTCCAAGTCAACCATGATGTAATCTAGGACCTGCACGCAAGCTGTGTTCTACATGCATGCTCCTAGCTTCTGTTTTTCGCTTCAACTTGCTCCTAACTTAAGAAAAGGTGCTCTGGCTGTGGCTGGTCAAATGGTTGACCCAGTACATTGGCACAAGTTCACAAGGCCCGTATTCCTACTCTTGTGCACGTTTCTTCGCCCTTTCCTAGGAGAGATCTTTCTCTGTTTTCTTAGCTAACAAGTACGATACCGCTTCTTCCGTTTGACCTAAACCAGTGCCCTGCATGACCTGCTGGCTGTTTGATGGCTTAATAAGTTTGAGTTCTGACCCTGTCATTCGCAAAGAAAATTCAATGTTCGGGTTGTACTGTGCCACAGGTTGCAATGTAGATACATGACACGATGACTTCGTATACAATAAGCATTTCATGACAACTTATAATATTTCTATTTCAGTGtgcaaattaaggaattataatGAGACAATTTAGAAGACTACTCATTCTACAGTCTAAATGATATCGACGAATTAGCCCTTGGAGGCCAACGGAATTAGAGGAATTATATGCAGCGCTGTTGGTAGCAAGCTATGCAGGACGGGAAATGGGCAGTTTCAGGTTTTCAGTTAGGGGTGCAAAAGATAGACACATTTCTAGTTCAGCGAGTTCAGTACCATTTACAAACTTCTTGGCTCAGTTTGGAACCATGAGAAAAAGAATTTATATTCTTGTAGCAATTAACTGTTCGATTCTGTGAATTCTGGACTTCTAAATATGTATGCCTTTGGACAGTTCACATCTGAATATTTTTCGCCTAAATCATTTTTGTATCCAGGTGCCAACTCGTTCCTTTTCACGCAATACAAGTACCTCGCCGCCTTCACGGCGATCTTCGCCGTGGTGATCTTCCTCTTCCTGGGCTCCGTGCACAGGTTCAGCACCGACAGCCGACCATGCCAGTACACCATCGGCCGGACCTGCAAGCCGGCGCTGGCCAACGCGGTGTTCAGCGCCATCGCCttcctcctcggcgccgccacctccgtcgTGTCCGGGTACCTGGGCATGCGGATCGCCACGTACGCCAACGCCAGGACCACCCTGGAGGCGCGTCGCGGCATCGGCGCCGCCTTCGCGACGGCGTTCCGGTCCGGCGCCGTCATGGGCTTCCTCCTGGCCTCCCTGGGCCTCCTCGTGCTCTACGCCACCATCAAGGTGTTCGGCCTCTACTACGGCGATGACTGGGAGGGCCTGTACGAGTCGGTCACCGGCTACGGcctcggcggctcgtcgatggcgcTGTTcgggcgcgtcggcggcggcatctaCACCAAGGCGGCGGACGTCGGCGCGGACCTCGTCGGGAAGGTGGAGCGCAACATCCCCGAGGACGACCCGAGGAACCCCGCGGTGATCGCGGACAACGTGGGTGACAACGTCGGCGACATCGCCGGGATGGGGTCCGACCTCTTCGGCTCCTACGCCGAGTCCACCTGCGCGGCGCTGTTCGTCGCGTCCATCTCCTCGTTCGGCGCCGACCACGACTTCGCCGCGGTGGCCTACCCGCTGCTCATCAGCGCCGCGGGGCTCCTCGTCTGCCTCGTCACCACGCTCCTCGCCACGGACCTGTTCAAGGTCAAGACCGTCCGCGGCGTCGCGCCGGCGCTCAAGCTGCAGCTCATCGTCTCCACCGCGCTGATGACTGTCGCCGCACTCGTCGTGTCGTTCGCCGCGCTCCCCGCCAGGTTCACCATGTTCGACTTCGGGGAGGTGAAGCAAGTCAAGAACTGGTAAGAAATGATGCAGTACGTCCTCGCTCACTGATGGAAACCTTACCTGAGAACTGCATATGCCTTACTGACTTAAGCAATGGCAAATTGGCAATGGCAGGCACCTGTTCTTCTGCGTCGCCATCGGGCTGTGGGCCGGTCTCGCCATCGGATTCACCACCGAGTACTTCACCAGCAACGCTTACAGGTGATTTTATTTGCAACAATGGTGCCGGATTTTCATTTGCTGCAGAGCAAGTAACCTCGTGCGCATAATTCGAAGTGTCTAGCAGCCTAATTAACAGTGTCCGTTGTCCGAAATGTGCAGCCCTGTCCGGGACGTGGCTGACTCGTGCAAGACCGGCGCGGCGACCAACATCATCTTCGGGCTGGCACTCGGGTACAAGTCAGTGATCGTGCCCGTTTTCGCCATCGCCGTGTCCATCTACGTCGGCTTCACTCTGGCCTCCATCTACGGCATCGCGGTCGCGGCGCTCGGGATGCTGAGCACTGTCGCCACCGGGCTGGCCATCGACGCCTACGGCCCCATCAGCGACAACGCCGGTGGGATCGCCGAGATGGCCGGCATGAGCCGCAGGATCCGGCAGAGGACCGAcgcgctcgacgccgccggTAACACCACGGCGGCCATCGGCAAGGTACATAATCAACGGCAGAGCATTGCGTGATTGCTGCGCCCAAACAGAAGGTGTACTGAAATTTGGTCTGCAGGGCTTCGCCATCGGATCGGCGGCGCTGGTGTCGCTGGCGCTGTTCGGCGCGTTCGTGAGCCGCGCGGGGGTGGCGGACGTGAACGTGCTGAACCCCAAGGTGTTCGTGGGCCTGCTGGTGGGGGCGATGCTCCCGTACTGGTTCTCGGCGATGACGATGAAGAGCGTGGGCAGCGCGGCGCTCAGGATGGTGGAGGAGGTGCGCCGGCAGTTCGCCACCATCCCGGGCCTCATGGAGGGACGCGCCGCGCCGGACTACGCGCGCTGCGTCAGGATCTCCACCGACGCCTCGCTCAGGGAGATGATGCCGCCCGGCGCGCTCGTGCTGCTCGCGCCGCTGGTCGCTGGCACCTTCTTCGGCGTCCGCACGCTCGCCGGGCTGCTCGCCGGCGCGCTGGTCTCCGGTGTGCAGGTACGAGTACGACGACGGTGTCAAAACGCTTCTCGTGTTGACACGGACAGAGCTTATTTTTGTAGTTTCTCTGTGGCATCATTCGTTTGATCAAACTTTCCCTTGCGTAGATCGCCATATCTGCTTCCAACAGTGGTGGAGCATGGGACAATGCCAAGAAGTATATAGAGGTAACACACTGGAGTGGACAGATTGTTTATGGATTGTTTTTAGGAATTTGTTAAATTTTTAGGCTGCTGTGCTGAGTGATCACCTGACATTTGAGTTGTTCACGCAGGCAGGTGCATCCGACCACGCCAAGGCTCTAGGccccaaggggtcggacgctcaCAAGGCCGCCGTGATCGGCGACACCATCGGCGATCCGCTCAAGGACACGTCCGGGCCGTCCCTCAACATCTTGATCAAGCTCATGGCCGTCGAGTCCCTCGTGTTCGCACCATTCTTTGCCGCCCATGGAGGCCTGATATTCAAGTAGACAGGGGATGAGATTTGAGAGCTGTTGTACAATATACACCCTGATGAGCATGGTGGGCAACACGTATATCAAGCGACGAAGCGAAAATTGATATTTGTAGAGTGAACACACGATAATACAACTTTTTGCATGGGAGTAAGGATGTTTGCCTGCGTTCTCTCGTTTCCCAGGGCGTACGCAAATTACAAGCATTTCACCGATATACTCGCTTTCTTTTAACTTGCACGTAGTGCTAACAATAGTGCAAGAGATTGATCAAATCGTAACaattgcaaaaaagaaaaaagtttttCAATTGGATTACAGCATTCAGTTTCTCCTGGAGCAGTTGGATATATCTGCAATTCGCAATTTCTAACACAACATGATCAACGACAAATCACAAGCAAACATGGTATCCATTACCCAAATCCCAATGCATCTCAATGCACTTTTCAAATGCTACCTTACTACAGTCCCGCATATGTTTTGCCAAATGAGCATAAGCACATCTAAGCTAAAAGAAGAAAACATTCTACATAAATTATTCTATCACATGGCTAAGATATTTATCCAAGACAGCATGTCTAGCCAAAACTATGAATCAACAAATTACAACCATATTGGGTGAGTTAGCACAAACTCTTGCGAAAAACGCTGCTCAACCGGAACTATTTCTTCCTACTTgttttacaacagtaacatctCAGTCAATGATTGTGGAGAGAAATAATGGAGAAAAGGCACATATTCCCTGCTACTCCATTAGTTCATAAAGAGATACAATAGCGagcgcagcagcaggagcaaggcccaTTCAATGTTCTAACCGACAGTCATTCGGATTCTCATGTTTGTCAGATCTTTCCTTGTAGAAAATTAACTTTACATGCTCAAAAAGGACAGCTGGGATTTTACTTCAGATACTAAGGTAGGTGCAACCTATGTCACCTCCAACCATGCTTCCAGCTCTGATCGATGGATTCAGCCTTTGGAGCTAAACACATTCCGATTCCTACCTGTCGGCCAGCGGATGGATTGGATACAGGACAAACCAGCTTTGGAGAAGTTGTCATCTTACTGAATAAGGCTCCGAATCACTTGGGTTCGTGGTATTTACAGCCTTCTCGGTAGACATACTGCCAACATCTTTTATACAATCACCTCCAGCTTGACAGGAAGCTTCTGCATTCTCTACAGAATGTTGATGCTCCTCAGAGTTTGTGCCATGCTCCCTAAGAACACCATTGGCTTCAGTACTTGGCGTGCTTGATGCAGGCGAGTGTGGAGCATGTTTGTTCTGTAGATCTGTGTGCTTACTAGATGTACTAGTGACAGCAGCAATTTTAGCACAACTAATTCTGGTTTCTATTTTTTGCCTCTTGCGAACCTCCCCATCTGCATGTTTCCCATCCACCGCATTCACTGGTCTCCGT
This window encodes:
- the LOC101768410 gene encoding pyrophosphate-energized vacuolar membrane proton pump gives rise to the protein MGSAAAADVVIPACAAVGIAFALWQWFLVSKVKVSAYAAPSNGHHHGGPVFRMEDDEEDVGMAGDRDDEEEGEGERTIAVARCAEIQSAIAVGANSFLFTQYKYLAAFTAIFAVVIFLFLGSVHRFSTDSRPCQYTIGRTCKPALANAVFSAIAFLLGAATSVVSGYLGMRIATYANARTTLEARRGIGAAFATAFRSGAVMGFLLASLGLLVLYATIKVFGLYYGDDWEGLYESVTGYGLGGSSMALFGRVGGGIYTKAADVGADLVGKVERNIPEDDPRNPAVIADNVGDNVGDIAGMGSDLFGSYAESTCAALFVASISSFGADHDFAAVAYPLLISAAGLLVCLVTTLLATDLFKVKTVRGVAPALKLQLIVSTALMTVAALVVSFAALPARFTMFDFGEVKQVKNWHLFFCVAIGLWAGLAIGFTTEYFTSNAYSPVRDVADSCKTGAATNIIFGLALGYKSVIVPVFAIAVSIYVGFTLASIYGIAVAALGMLSTVATGLAIDAYGPISDNAGGIAEMAGMSRRIRQRTDALDAAGNTTAAIGKGFAIGSAALVSLALFGAFVSRAGVADVNVLNPKVFVGLLVGAMLPYWFSAMTMKSVGSAALRMVEEVRRQFATIPGLMEGRAAPDYARCVRISTDASLREMMPPGALVLLAPLVAGTFFGVRTLAGLLAGALVSGVQIAISASNSGGAWDNAKKYIEAGASDHAKALGPKGSDAHKAAVIGDTIGDPLKDTSGPSLNILIKLMAVESLVFAPFFAAHGGLIFK